The proteins below are encoded in one region of Cyclopterus lumpus isolate fCycLum1 chromosome 8, fCycLum1.pri, whole genome shotgun sequence:
- the LOC117735020 gene encoding cytosolic phospholipase A2 beta-like isoform X2 gives MEKEGLLDCLLYLGGVSGSTWSMSSIYSDPQWSINMNTTVSSLSGPGVELEAVSAWLGERAKEEHFSLTDIWGVLTSAGIMKQMDLRHLSDEASRNTTNPYPIYSAIEKHCFSYGPTEGKWFEVSPHEAGFTELGLFIETSLLGSKFQSGELLEEMPEMDMVKLQGVLGCALAHEETMMVFIPPWLNVIGQGDDDAAEEYLRVYNSLHKLVALTRSTIKDPTALSELDKLQKILEDVMKHNASTWLEPKGLEERKHLSEQWSMELLAAVETWSQSLEDGAFKTHISLLTKKVLPKIMAWEWGTTSNFLYQYQDSMVPTCLRSQERFHLVDAGLLINVAYPPFLGKKRDIDLIIAPEYSAGNMFETLTLARDYAAAVKKPFPEIDDNILEERDWPKDCYVFEGKESEPSIIYMPLFNRRNCKDAEEAKAKMEEFSTFQLPFSQEKIEFVFETAKANIRNNKETLLREIHKAVVHRHKRKSVLP, from the exons agttTCCAGTTTGTCAGGTCCTGGGGTTGAGCTGGAGGCAGTTTCGGCCTGGTTGGGTGAGAGGGCAAAAGAGGAGCACTTCTCTCTCACTGATATCTGGGGGGTCTTGACCTCTGCAGGGATCATGAAACAG ATGGACCTACGGCATCTTTCAGATGAGGCCAGCAGGAATACCACCAACCCTTACCCTATCTACAGCGCCATAGAGAAGCACTGCTTCTCATATGGTCCTACAGAAG GAAAATGGTTCGAGGTGAGCCCTCACGAGGCTGGTTTCACAGAGTTGGGTCTCTTCATTGAAACGTCTCTGCTGGGCAGCAAATTCCAGAGCGGAGAGCTATTGGAGGAAATGCCTGAGATGGATATGGTCAAACTACAAG GTGTTCTAGGTTGTGCATTGGCTCATGAGGAAACAATGATGGTGTTCATCCCTCCCTGGCTGAATG tgattgGACAGGgagatgatgatgctgctgaaGAGTACCTGCGTGTATACAATTCCCTTCATAAACTAGTTGCCCTGACCAGAAGCACCATTAAGGATCCTACTGCTCTGTCTGAACTCGACAAGCTGCAGAAGATACTAGAAG ACGTGATGAAACATAATGCGTCCACGTGGCTTGAGCCAAAAGGTttagaggaaagaaaacatctttcTGAGCAGTGGAGTATGGAGCTGCTGGCGGCAGTCGAGACCTGGAGCCAGAGTCTGGAGGACGGAGCTTTCAAAACACATA TCTCTCTACTTACTAAGAAGGTTCTTCCCAAGATTATGGCATGGGAGTGGGGAACAACCAGCAACTTTCTCTACCAATACCAAG ATTCAATGGTTCCAACTTGCCTTCGCTCTCAAGAAAGATTCCACCTAGTAGACGCTGGGCTGCTGATAAACGTAGCCTACCCTCCAtttctgggaaaaaaaagggacattgACCTCATCATCGCACCAGAGTACAGCGCTGGAAACATGTTTGAG ACTCTGACTCTTGCCAGAGACTATGCCGCCGCGGTGAAGAAGCCTTTCCCAGAGATAGACGACAACATCTTAGAGGAGAGAGACTGGCCAAAGGACTGCTACGTGTTCGAGGGAAAAGAAAGCGAGCCATCGATCATTTACATGCCACTCTTTAACAGAAGAAACTGCAAAG ATGCAGAGGAGGCCAAAGCAAAGATGGAGGAGTTCTCCACCTTCCAGCTTCCCTTCAGCCAGGAGAAGATTGAGTTTGTATTTGAGACGGCCAAAGCCAACATTCGGAACAACAAGGAAACTCTGCTGAGGGAGATTCACAAGGCTGTTGTCCACCGTCACAAGAG GAAGTCTGTGCTGCCCTAG